The sequence below is a genomic window from Vibrio mangrovi.
TTCGAGTGCATCAGCCAGAGCTTTCTGACTGATGTTGTCACCGAGGCGTTGTAGTTTCCAGAGGGCAACCCAACGACTTTGAGTTAGGCCCAGTGGAGCAAGTTCTTGATCTGCTGCACTTTTCCACAGCCGGGCTACACGTGCGAGTTGTTCGGCAAGTGATAAGTTTTTCAGAATATTAAGATTGTCTACCATTCTTTGATTGTTTTGATTACTGAGCAGGCTTAGTAATATAAAGTAGTTAGCATGCTAAGTAAATATTTTTGATTGAAATCACAAAAAATAGTAACAATGTTGTTTGTTACAAGTGAAGATCAACCATGATCTGTTATGGACTTCACAGGGTAAGCGAGAAAAGTTTGAGTCGAAGATTGGATGTCATTAAATTGATTTCATAACTGGATTGTTACTGTTTTATATCCAAACAGCCTGAGTTTTATTTTTGAGGCAATTTGATATACGCAGGCAAAACCTGGCATTTCCTGAAGTTTCGTCTTCAGGGGCCGGGTTTTTTTATGCGTAAATTTAGCCTGAGATTTTTGTTATTCCGAGTTCCGCCGTTAGGAAATTGGTTTTATAAATAGTTGTTCTTTTTTATGTGTGATGTGAACAGAGCGTTATTTCGGCCTGGCAGTTCCGCCTTGTTTAAGGAACCGGGTAGGAAAATAAACGTTAATTCAATAGATAAGATGGAGAATACTTCAGATGAAAAAGAACCGCATATACATGCTGGCTCTCGCAATTGTGGGGGTGAGTTGCAATGTGTATTCACATGTAAATACCGTTGTAGAAACCGATTATGGACTGGTACAGGGCGAACAGAATGGCCCAGTGATTTCATATAAGGGAATTCCTTATGCGCAACCGCCAGTCGGAGAGCTCCGCTGGCGTGCACCGCAACCAGCAGAGTCATGGGATGGTGTTTTACAGGCAAAAGATTTTGCAAATGACTGTTTGCAGGCGTCATTTCCCGGTGATACCTCCCAGATGAATAATGAGAGGTCTGAAAACTGCCTCTTCCTGAATGTCTGGAAACCTGCCGAGCCGAGCCGGACACTGCGTCCTGTTATGGTGTGGATCCATGGTGGTGGCTTTGTTAATGGAGGTTCATCTGCACCGACTTATGACGGAACTTCGTTTGCTGAAAACGGCGTTGTGATGGTGAGTTTTAACTATCGTCTGGGACGTTTTGGCTTTTTTGCCCATCCGGCCTTAACTGCCGCACAGGAAGAGTCGGTACTTGGCAACTATGGTTTCATGGACCAGATCGCTGCACTGAAATGGGTTAAAGAGAATATTGCGCAGTTTGGTGGTGATCCGAATCGGGTGACGGTTGTCGGTGAATCTGCCGGAGGAGTGTCCATTCATGTGCTGTTAACATCACCATTGGCTGAGAATTTGTTTGATCAGGCAATTATTCAGTCAGGAGCCGGGCGGACCCTGAGTAGCCGCTATATTTCAAAAGAGAATGAAGAAACAGGTGCTGCACCTGCTGAGACTGCCGGTATATTATTTGCGAAGAAGTTTAATATCAGCGGTGAAGGGCCGGATACTCTGGAAGCTTTGCGGGCACTACCGGCTGAAGATGTTGTCAGTGGTCTGAATATGATGAATATGGGCGGCGATCCTACCTATTCAGGCCCGATGCGTGATGAAAAACTGATCATCGATCATCCTCAGAATATCTATTCATCCGGACACGCTTTAACTGTGCCGGTGATGCTTGGTGCGACAACGGCAGAGATTTCGAACATGTCATTGTTTCCGAGAGTCCCTGAAACGGTAGATGAAGCATTAGCGATCTTCGGCCCGTTTCGTGCGGAACTTGCCCGGTATGCCTATGGTGTGACCAATGATACGACGGTCATGGCACTCGCGCAGGATATTGGCCGTGATTCTGCAATGGTTGAGCCTGCTCGCTTTATTATGCGGGAAGCAGTTAAGCAGGGACAGCCTGTTTATGGCTATCGTTTTGGCTATGTTGCAGATTCATTGAAGCCGACTTCTGACGGTGCTGCCCATGCCAGTGATATTGCTTATGCATTTAATACGGTCAGAGCCCAATATCATGATGAATTGACTGAGTCGGATCAGGCAATGGCGGATATGGTTCACCAGTATTGGGTGAATTTCATCCGCTACGGTAATCCGAATGGCTTTGGTTTACCTTATTGGTCTCAGTACCGGCATTGGTATGAGAATTTGATGATGTTCTCGAATAGTGGTGTCAATAATTCCGGCATGGTCCGTGATCCCTGGAAATTACGATTAGATTTAATTGAATCGATCCGGTAAGTATCTGCGTGATGATCAAGGTATCACAATATAAGAGATGCCTTGATATTCTCAGCCCTTTTTCTTTCACAGTATGAACGAGGTCATTACACCGAATAAACGAATGTTTTACTCATATGCTCGTTATGGGGTGATTAAGCTGCTCTATCTATGATTATTGGCTAGAAGCATCGTATTTTATATTTTTGATTTTAATAAATAATAAATTGAAGTTCTTTTTTATGGGTGATGTTAATCGCATATTGTTTCATCTTTATTGACTGTTTAGTTATGGCAGAAGATGGATGAGATGGATGTGCATTTCAATCAATTGAGTGGAGAATATCTTAGATGAAAAAGAACCATATTTACGCACTGGCATTAGCGGTGCTAGGGATTAGTTGTAATGCGTATTCGGGAATGAGAACCGGGAATACGATTGTGGCAACCGATCATGGGTTGGTACAAGGTGTCCAGAACGGTGAGGTGACTTCGTATAAGGGGATTCCTTATGCACAACCGCCGGTCGGAGAGCTTCGCTGGCGTGCTCCGCAGCCAGCAAACCCGTGGGATAGTGTTTTACAGGCGAAAGAATATGGAAATGACTGTCTGCAGGCGCCATTTCCCGGTGATTCATCTCAGATGGATAACGGGATGTCTGAAGATTGCCTCTTTCTGAATGTCTGGAAACCGGCTCATCCAAGCCGGGCGTTGCGTCCGGTTATGGTGTGGATCCATGGCGGCGGCTTTGTCAATGGTGGTTCGTCCGCACCAACTTACGACGGTACTTCGTTTGCTGAAAAAGGCGTTGTGATGGTGAGTTTTAACTATCGTCTGGGACGCTTTGGCTTTTTTGCTCATCCTGCCTTAACGGCTGCGCAGGAAGAACCGGTGCTTGGAAATTATGGATTTATGGACCAGATCGCGGCACTGAAATGGATTAAGGAGAATATTGCACAGTTTGGTGGTGACCCGAATCAAGTGACGGTTGTCGGTGAATCTGCCGGGGGAATGTCTATTCATGCCCTGTTAACATCGCCGTTAGCTAAGAATTTATTTGACCGGGCTATCATTCAATCAGGATCTGGCCGGTTGAATTTTAGTGGTCGCTATCTTGATAAAGAAAGTCCGTCGGGCGAGGCTCCGGCTGAAGTCGCCGGGACGTTGTTTGCAGAAAAATTTAATATTAACGGGGAAGGATCGGATGCACTGGATGCTCTGAGAGCCTTACCGGCTGAAGATATTGTCAGTGGCTTGAATATGATGAATATGGGCGGAGATCCGACTTATTCCGGACCGATGATTGATGGTAAATTGGTAACCGCTCATCCTCAGGATATTTATTCATCCGGCCCTGCTTTGTCCATTCCGGTGCTGGTCGGAGCAACAACCGCAGAAATTCCGGTTATGTCACCATTTTCCTCGTTTCCTGAAACTGTCGATGAAGCATTGGCGATTTTCGGACCATTTCGCTCGGAGATTGCCAGATATGCTTATGGCGTGGAGGAAACGACTCCGGTCATGGGACTTGGGCTGAACATTATCCGGGATACAGGGATGGTTGAGCCTGCCCGCTTTGTGATGAAAGAAGCAGAGAAGCAGGGACAACCGGTTTATGGTTACCGGTTTGGTTATGTTGCTGATTCACTGAAACCAACATCTGACGGCGCTGCTCATGCCAGTGATATTGCCTACGCTTTTAACACGCTTCAGGCCCAGTATCATAGTGATGTGACTGAATCGGATCAGGCAATGGCTGATATGGTTCATCAGTACTGGGTGAATTTCGTTCGCTATGGTAATCCAAATGGCTCAAACCTGCCTTACTGGTCTCAGTACCGCAGCTGGAATGAGAATCTGATGATGTTCTCCAATAACGGTGTAAATGACTCCGGAACAGTACGTGATCCCTGGGAATTGCGATTGGATTTAGTTGAATCGATCCAGTAGTCCTTTGTGTCATTATCAGGGCATCCTGTTCGGGATGTCCTGATATTTTTAAGAACCCGATCTTTGTTTTCACAGTCGTATCAGAAGCAGATATATCGAATGAATTAAATGTGCAATTTATTGATATGCATAGTCTATTAAACCTCAGACCACTTTGTTCATGATTGCTGGTAATATGGGCAGCGTTTCAATATATATGCTCTATTGTTCATATTTGAAGCAATAGCATGCAGTTCTTTTTTATGTGTGATGTTAACCGCATATCATCTCATTTTTGTTGACTGCTTAGTTATGGCAAAAAACTAATTGTATGAATATGTATTTAAGTCAATTGAGTGGAGAATATCTCAGATGAAAAAGAACCGCATATATGCACTGGTATTAACGGTGCTGGGGGTTAGTTGTAATGTGTATTCCGGGGTAAAAACCGGGGATACGATCGTAGAAACTAATAATGGATTGGTTCAGGGTGTTCAAAGTGGTGAGGTCATCTCCTATAAAGGGATTCCTTATGCTCAGCCGCCAGTCGGAAATCTACGCTGGCGGGCACCACAACCCATTGAGTCATGGGATGGTGTGTTTCAGGCAAATGATTATGGTCATGACTGCCTTGAAGTACCGTTTCCCAGTGATTTGACGACCAGTGATAATGAGATGTCTGAAAACTGTCTCTACCTGAATGTCTGGAAACCTGCTCAGCCAAGTCGGACGCTACGTCCGGTAATCGTATGGATCCATGGTGGTGGTTTTGTTAACGGTAGCTCATCGGAGCCAGCTTATAACATTAGAGCATTTGCCAGACAGGGGATTGTAGGTGTGAGCTTCAACTACCGTCTGGGACGCTTCGGATTTTTTGCCCATCCGGCATTGAGCAATGCACAAGAAGATCCAACACTGGGCAATTATGGGTTCATGGATCAGATAGCAGCATTAAATTGGGTGAAAGAGAACGTTGCTCAGTTTGGTGGCGATCCGAATCAGGTGACTGTTGTCGGTGAGTCTGCCGGTGGATTGTCGATTCATGCGCTTCTCACTTCTCCACTGGCTGGTCATCTGTTTGATCGGGCGATTATTCAGTCAGGAGCAGGACGGGTTAACTTTAGTAATAATTATCTGTCGAAGACCAATGAGAAAGGGGATATTTCAGCAGAAGAGGTTGGGGTATTATTTGCAGAGAAAGAAGGAATCAGTGGTGAAGGACCTGATGCTTTGCAAGCACTACGCGCCCTACCTGCAGAGGAGATTCTTGGTAATCTGAATCTGTTGACTCTGGGAAGTGACCCTACTTATTCCGGTCCTATGATCGATGGTAAGGTGGTGACAGCTCATCCGGAAGACTTCTATTCTGCAGGGCAGGGACTTTCTGTTCCACTGCTGGTTGGAGCCACAACTTTGGAACTGCCAATCATGTCGTTCTTTGATACGATTCCACAGACTAAAGAAGAAGCTTTGTCTCTCTTTGGACCTGTCCGTTCGGAAATTGCCCGTTGGATCTACGGTGTGACAGATGAAACGGCACCGATGGAACTTGTACAGGATATAGCCCGTGATGCAGGTATGGTAGAACCAGCCCGCTTTGTAATGAGAGAAGCAGATAAGCAGGGACAGACTATCTATGGTTATCGCTTCGGTTACGTTAATGATGCGCAGAAAGCGACGGCTGAAGGTGCAGCGCATGCCAGTGATATCGCTTATGCATTTAATACGGTTAAAGCTGTATATAAAGACAAGCTGACAGAATCGGATCAGGCAATGGCTGATATGGTTCATCAGTATTGGGTTAACTTTGTTCGTTACGGTAATCCGAATGGTGCAGGTTTACCTTACTGGTCCCGTTATCATGGCTGGGCGGATAATCTGATGATGTTTTCCAATGATGGAGTCAATCAGAGCGGAATGGTTCGTGATCCCTGGCAGTTACGGTTAGATTTAATCGAGTCCATTCAGTAAGTCATCTTAAACAAGCCATAAAAAAGCGCACCTGTAGGTGCGCTTTTCTCATCAGTTTACTCATCAACAGCATATGAGTTTTATAATTTAAACCGCCCGACAATGTTGATCAGGTTATGGTTAACACTGGTGATATCTTCCATGCCTGACAAAGATTTCTGTCCATTGGTATCCAGTTCATTGACGATATCATTCAACGCAGACATATTGCGGCTAACTTCATGTGTTACACTGCTCTGTTCTTCTGCTGCTGTGGCGATTTGTGTACTTAAATCATTAATTTTAGAAACAAAATCTGTCATTGTCTCCAGGCTGACCGCAACATTTTCGGAACCAGCGGAAGTTTCCTGACAACGCTGTCTGGTGTGTTCCATTGAACCGACAATTGCTTCTGTGCCTTTGAGTAGTCTGGAAAGTGCTTCTTCAATTTCTTCAGTACTTTTTTTGGTTCTGCTGGCCAGGTTTCTTACTTCATCGGCCACGACGGCAAAACCTCGTCCCTGTTCGCCAGCTCTGGCCGCTTCTATTGCAGCATTGAGTGCCAGCAGGTTGGTTTGTTCTGCAATATCTCCGATAACATTCAGAATCGAGTGGATACTCTGGGTTTCATCACTCATATGCTGAATATGGGTGGAGGAGGTTTCAACATCACTGATCAAGGCCGATACGGTACTTTGCGACTGGGCAACAATCTGTCTTGATTCAGCACTTGTATCATTTGCCTGCTGTGTCAGGTTAGCAGTATTCGCTGCATCTGTTGCCATTGATTCGGCTGTTGCATTCATTTCTTCAATCGCTGTGACAACCTGTTCGGTTTCGACCACATGGTTTCTCAGGATTGCAGAGTTGTGTTCCGAAAGCTGTTTCATGTCTCCGATACTGTTCTGGAGCTGACCTGACGCATTTTGGATTTCCAGCATCATTTCCTGCAGATTACCAATAAACTGGTTAATGCCTCCGGCAATCTGTCCCAAATCGTCATTGGAATGAACTTCCAGACGTTGCGTCAGATCCCCGTCTCCACGGGAGAGGCCTGCAATCATATTTTTCAGCAAAATAATTGGGCGATACAGGAGCTGGATGACGAAGAAGGCCACAATCACACTCACAATCGTAGCGACAACCGTCGTTGTAATCGCGGCATGTTTTGCTGATTCCAGTCCTTTAAACGCAATCGCTTTATTCAGACCGATCACAAAATACCAGTTCTTATCGGCAACTTTGATCCGATGGGTAAATAAGATTTTATCCTGTCCATTGAGAACGTAGTCCTGCACAGTTTGTTCCTGTGTAACGGCTTTGTTGACAACGTCTCTGAACCAGCTGAAATCGCGGCCTTTGTCTCCGGGTTTCAAAGCTGTTGAAGAAGAAGCCAGAACCGTTGTGTCCTGGTTCAGAATTAAGGCGACGGATCCTTCAATATCTGTTGACTCTTTAACGAGCTGGCTCAGGAAAGCAAGTTGCATGTCAACGCCAATCATTCCGTCCTTAATTTTCTGGACAATGCTGACCCAGTAAATATCAGGATGTGCACTATCCGGATAAGGCTCTGTCATTGATGGTGTGACTGCTTTTCTGCCATCTTTGTAGTAGCTCATGGTCCTGATATCACCCTTGAACTTATGGTCTGGCCAGGCATCACTGATCTGATTCCAGTACGCATCACCAGTGGCTTCAAAACCAATGAATGAACTGCCGGTGTTTAAGGTAGTCGCAAAAACACTTGCCTGATTAATATAATCCTGAGGTGTCTGACCGGGGAGTGATGTATTTTGATACATTTCTCCGATGCCCTTTATCCCAGCAACTTTCTCGCTGATAAACTGTTCAACCAAATCGGCTTTATTAGCAGCGTAATCTGTTCCGGATGCAGTGATCAATTGCGAAATTGTTTCAGCTTGTTTGATATAAGAGATATAGCTGGAAATTGATACAGAGGCACCAACGAGTAACATCACTGAAATAAGTAATACTTGTTTAAGTCCGTACTTTTTCATATTGAATCCTTCCGGATAATTGTTTTAATAAAACTGTCTATCGGGGGGTTATTAAAAGTTTAGTATTCTTTTTGATAATTAAGTAATTTGTTTTGATATAAACCTGAAGAATGTTTTCTTCAGGTTTGATAATCATGTGGAAGGGGGATATAAATCAGGCTGATTTCAGGTGTTTCTGGAGCAGGTAGGTTGCAATGTCTTCAATGGTCAGAACCGGTAAATCATGTTGATGGCTAAAACGGATAATTTCCGGTGTTTTTGCCATCGTACCGTCTTCATTGGTGACTTCACATAAAATACCTGCGGGTTGTAGTCCTGCCAGCTTCATTAGATCGACGGTCCCTTCGGTATGACCGCGACGAACTAAAACACCACCATCCCGGGCCCGCAACGGGAATACATGTCCGGGGCGGGCCAAATCGTTGCCCTTTGTTTCCGGGTGAACCGCAGTTTTAATCGTTGTGACCCGATCTGCGGCAGAAACCCCGGTGGTTACACCTTCTTTAGCTTCAATACTGACCGTGAAAGCCGTTTGATTCTTACTGTTGTTGTTCTGAACCATTGGCGGCAGTTCCAGACGATCTGCATCTTTTTCTGTTAAGCACAGACAAACAATGCCGCTGCATTCGCGGATCATGAGTGCCATCTGTGCCTGTGTCAGATGTTCTGCCGAATAAATAAGATCGCCTTCATTTTCCCGGTCTTCATCGTCAAGCAGTAAGACCCCTTTTCCTTCTCTTAATGCTTGTAATGCTATTTCAACCCGAGTCATCGGGTCGCCGAATTCGGCGAGTAAGTTTAACTGATTCATGGTTACCTCAATGTATTTGCTTTACCAGAATCAGGGCAAATATATGAGGGATGATAAATGACAGACACGACGCCCCTACAGCGGACAACCCGGTACAGGGAGCAGTTGTGACTATACTTAATTCTCTCTCATCCGGACTATAACCGTCGGCTCTGGCTTGGAACCAGATCTGCTGACCCTGATACATATCAGGCGCTCGTGGGCTCGTCAGACTTATTTCTGACCTACCACCGGTGGGGAATTCCGCCCCGCCCTGAGAATATTAGAAATGCCGTACAACAAATGAATGATAAGATCCAATGAATACGGCACTCGTATCATAACCTTGGCTAAGACAAAAAAGAAGTTCCTTTTGGCAATGTATGCACTGGTCTGATTTCACTGAATTTTTATGATTGATGAGGTAAATGTTAATTATGAATTAACATTTGTGTTTATGTAATTTCTATGTGTCCCAGTAAGGCAGTTCACCATAGTAGCCACTGATAAAGTCGACAAAGTGGCGAATTTTACTGGCCAGGAACTGGCGATTTGGATAAACCGCATATAAACCCATCATTGGGAGCGGAAACTGTTCGAGAACAACTAATTCTTCCCGTTTCACGGCATTGTAAGTCAGGAAAGTCGGCTGAATGGCGATTCCCTGATGACGAATGGCAGCGTTGATCAGAATATCACCATTATTACTGACTAAATGGGTGTGCTGTTCTCTGAATGGTGAATGTTCTCCCCATGACTCGGTAATTTCTCTCCCTTCTGAATAGCTATAGCGAAGGTATCGGTGTTGACTCAGATCTTCCGTTGTTTTCGGTACACCATGTTGTGCCAGATATTGTGGTGAAGCACAGGTGACAAGCCGGATAGGGGCAATTTTTCGTCCGATCAGTGAAGAATTTTTCATGTTTCCGATGCGCAGGGCAACATCAACATTGGCTTCCAGTAAATCGACTTTTTGATCAGTCAGAAAAAGCTGGACTTTAACGGATGGGTAGCGTGACTGAAACTCAGCAACCGGTTCAGAAAGATGGTGAATTCCGAAAGACATTGGTGCGCTGATATTGAGAGTTCCCGTCACCTGATTTT
It includes:
- a CDS encoding carboxylesterase/lipase family protein, whose product is MKKNRIYMLALAIVGVSCNVYSHVNTVVETDYGLVQGEQNGPVISYKGIPYAQPPVGELRWRAPQPAESWDGVLQAKDFANDCLQASFPGDTSQMNNERSENCLFLNVWKPAEPSRTLRPVMVWIHGGGFVNGGSSAPTYDGTSFAENGVVMVSFNYRLGRFGFFAHPALTAAQEESVLGNYGFMDQIAALKWVKENIAQFGGDPNRVTVVGESAGGVSIHVLLTSPLAENLFDQAIIQSGAGRTLSSRYISKENEETGAAPAETAGILFAKKFNISGEGPDTLEALRALPAEDVVSGLNMMNMGGDPTYSGPMRDEKLIIDHPQNIYSSGHALTVPVMLGATTAEISNMSLFPRVPETVDEALAIFGPFRAELARYAYGVTNDTTVMALAQDIGRDSAMVEPARFIMREAVKQGQPVYGYRFGYVADSLKPTSDGAAHASDIAYAFNTVRAQYHDELTESDQAMADMVHQYWVNFIRYGNPNGFGLPYWSQYRHWYENLMMFSNSGVNNSGMVRDPWKLRLDLIESIR
- a CDS encoding carboxylesterase/lipase family protein translates to MKKNRIYALVLTVLGVSCNVYSGVKTGDTIVETNNGLVQGVQSGEVISYKGIPYAQPPVGNLRWRAPQPIESWDGVFQANDYGHDCLEVPFPSDLTTSDNEMSENCLYLNVWKPAQPSRTLRPVIVWIHGGGFVNGSSSEPAYNIRAFARQGIVGVSFNYRLGRFGFFAHPALSNAQEDPTLGNYGFMDQIAALNWVKENVAQFGGDPNQVTVVGESAGGLSIHALLTSPLAGHLFDRAIIQSGAGRVNFSNNYLSKTNEKGDISAEEVGVLFAEKEGISGEGPDALQALRALPAEEILGNLNLLTLGSDPTYSGPMIDGKVVTAHPEDFYSAGQGLSVPLLVGATTLELPIMSFFDTIPQTKEEALSLFGPVRSEIARWIYGVTDETAPMELVQDIARDAGMVEPARFVMREADKQGQTIYGYRFGYVNDAQKATAEGAAHASDIAYAFNTVKAVYKDKLTESDQAMADMVHQYWVNFVRYGNPNGAGLPYWSRYHGWADNLMMFSNDGVNQSGMVRDPWQLRLDLIESIQ
- a CDS encoding methyl-accepting chemotaxis protein produces the protein MKKYGLKQVLLISVMLLVGASVSISSYISYIKQAETISQLITASGTDYAANKADLVEQFISEKVAGIKGIGEMYQNTSLPGQTPQDYINQASVFATTLNTGSSFIGFEATGDAYWNQISDAWPDHKFKGDIRTMSYYKDGRKAVTPSMTEPYPDSAHPDIYWVSIVQKIKDGMIGVDMQLAFLSQLVKESTDIEGSVALILNQDTTVLASSSTALKPGDKGRDFSWFRDVVNKAVTQEQTVQDYVLNGQDKILFTHRIKVADKNWYFVIGLNKAIAFKGLESAKHAAITTTVVATIVSVIVAFFVIQLLYRPIILLKNMIAGLSRGDGDLTQRLEVHSNDDLGQIAGGINQFIGNLQEMMLEIQNASGQLQNSIGDMKQLSEHNSAILRNHVVETEQVVTAIEEMNATAESMATDAANTANLTQQANDTSAESRQIVAQSQSTVSALISDVETSSTHIQHMSDETQSIHSILNVIGDIAEQTNLLALNAAIEAARAGEQGRGFAVVADEVRNLASRTKKSTEEIEEALSRLLKGTEAIVGSMEHTRQRCQETSAGSENVAVSLETMTDFVSKINDLSTQIATAAEEQSSVTHEVSRNMSALNDIVNELDTNGQKSLSGMEDITSVNHNLINIVGRFKL
- a CDS encoding LysR family transcriptional regulator, which encodes MMKAFTAVVTEGSFHKAADRMNLSPQLVSKYVSQLESDLKTRLLTRTTRKINLTEAGHIYLQRCQQVLLDIEEMENSLTDLQNQVTGTLNISAPMSFGIHHLSEPVAEFQSRYPSVKVQLFLTDQKVDLLEANVDVALRIGNMKNSSLIGRKIAPIRLVTCASPQYLAQHGVPKTTEDLSQHRYLRYSYSEGREITESWGEHSPFREQHTHLVSNNGDILINAAIRHQGIAIQPTFLTYNAVKREELVVLEQFPLPMMGLYAVYPNRQFLASKIRHFVDFISGYYGELPYWDT
- the ribB gene encoding 3,4-dihydroxy-2-butanone-4-phosphate synthase, whose protein sequence is MNQLNLLAEFGDPMTRVEIALQALREGKGVLLLDDEDRENEGDLIYSAEHLTQAQMALMIRECSGIVCLCLTEKDADRLELPPMVQNNNSKNQTAFTVSIEAKEGVTTGVSAADRVTTIKTAVHPETKGNDLARPGHVFPLRARDGGVLVRRGHTEGTVDLMKLAGLQPAGILCEVTNEDGTMAKTPEIIRFSHQHDLPVLTIEDIATYLLQKHLKSA
- a CDS encoding carboxylesterase/lipase family protein, with the translated sequence MKKNHIYALALAVLGISCNAYSGMRTGNTIVATDHGLVQGVQNGEVTSYKGIPYAQPPVGELRWRAPQPANPWDSVLQAKEYGNDCLQAPFPGDSSQMDNGMSEDCLFLNVWKPAHPSRALRPVMVWIHGGGFVNGGSSAPTYDGTSFAEKGVVMVSFNYRLGRFGFFAHPALTAAQEEPVLGNYGFMDQIAALKWIKENIAQFGGDPNQVTVVGESAGGMSIHALLTSPLAKNLFDRAIIQSGSGRLNFSGRYLDKESPSGEAPAEVAGTLFAEKFNINGEGSDALDALRALPAEDIVSGLNMMNMGGDPTYSGPMIDGKLVTAHPQDIYSSGPALSIPVLVGATTAEIPVMSPFSSFPETVDEALAIFGPFRSEIARYAYGVEETTPVMGLGLNIIRDTGMVEPARFVMKEAEKQGQPVYGYRFGYVADSLKPTSDGAAHASDIAYAFNTLQAQYHSDVTESDQAMADMVHQYWVNFVRYGNPNGSNLPYWSQYRSWNENLMMFSNNGVNDSGTVRDPWELRLDLVESIQ